A window of Chryseobacterium aquaeductus genomic DNA:
CATCAAAATAAACCGAGCCGTTGCTCTCGTACGCAAAACCTTTTTCGATTAATTTCTGAGTCAGCTCTATTTGCTCAACGATATGTCCTGTCGCAGTAGGCTCGATACTTGGAGGAAGTAAATTGAATAATTCTAATACTTTATGAAAATCAACCGTATACTTTTGAACGATTTCCATGGGTTCTAATTTTTCAAGACGGGTTTGTTTGACGAATCTGTCATTATTCACGTCTCCATCGTCTGTCAAATGTCCTGCATCGGTAATGTTTCTTACATATCTTACTTTGTAGCCCAAATGTACTAAGCTTCTGTATATAAAATCGAAAGAAAGGAAAGTTCTCACATTTCCCAAATGTACATTGCTGTAAACCGTCGGTCCACAAACGTACATCCCTACGTTTCCTTCAAAAATCGGAGTGAATATTTCTTTTTCCGCTGTGAGCGAATTGTATATTTTTAGTTGCATTATTTTTTTAATTAAAAAATTGAATGGTTAATAGATTTAAAAAATTAAATACCTGTTGATCAATTTATTTAGAGACTTATTTTTGATTTCTGCACTATCTCGCAGCCCGACTTGAGTGGAGCTCTTTTTTCTGAAATTTCAGAAAAAAAGCGGGAACGGAAGGCGGAAATTGCTGCCCAAATAAATGAGATTATTTAAATATTCAGAGAATTAATGATTATACACAACAAATAATTGTCATGACGAAAATTTTATCTGAAACTTTTTTGTAAATAATCATTTTCTCTTCTTTTAATCCAATTTCGCATGGCTTCCTACATAATGCAGAAATTCTTGTCTGGTGATAGGATTTGTCCTGAAAATCCCACTCAGTTCGGCAGTGATTGTGGAACTAGCCGTGTCTTTAATTCCTCTGCAATTGACGCATAGGTGTTTTGCATCGATGATACAGGCTACATCTTTTGTTCCTAATGCTTCTTTCAGAGCGTCAACAACCTGCATCGTCAATCTTTCCTGAACCTGCGGTCTTTTTGCGTAATAATCTACAATTCTGTTGATTTTTGAAAGACCGATCACATCCCCGTTCGATATGTAAGCTACGTGAGCTCTACCAATAATCGGTAAAAAATGATGTTCGCAGAACGAATATACTGTAATATCTTTTTCCACCAACATCTGGCGGTATTTATATTTGTTTGAGAAAGTAGAAATTCCGGGTTTATTTTCAGGAAGCAATCCTCCGAAAATTTCATTGACATACATTTTTGCAACTCTTTTTGGTGAATCTTTCAATGAATCATCGGTCATATCCAAACCAAGTGTTTCCATAATTTCCCCAAAAAGTTCTGTTATTTTTTCTATTTTTTCCTGTGGCGATTTCTCAAAAGCATCTTCACGAATCGGCGTATGCTCTTTCCCTGTGAAAATATCATCATCGTTATCGGTAAAATCAACCATCTTTATTTATTTTGCCACAAAAATACGGATAAAATTAATTCTATATTTTAATTTAGCACAAATTTGGATTACCTTTCTCAACTATTATCTGGAAAATTATGATCACCACTGAAGAAGTACTTAATAATACCCAAAAGAAAGAGTTTCTGGAATTTCCCGCCCGTCTTTATAAAGATGATGATTCGTATATAAGACCTTTGGACAAAGATATTGAACAGGTTTTTGATGTTAAGAAAAATAAGTTTTTTGAGCACGGAGAATGCAAACGTTTTCTTTTTTCTGATAAAAACGGAAAAACCGTTGGAAAAGTTGCTGTTTTTGTGAATCAAAAATATCTGGAAAAGCAACCTACAGGAGGAATTGGTTTTTTCGATTGCATTAATGATCAACAAACCGCCAATTTTATTTTTGATCACTGCAAAAAATGGCTTCAGGAGAAAGGTATGGAAGCGATGGACGGTTGCATCAATTTTGGAGAACGCGATAAATTTTGGGGAATTTTGATTGAAGGATTTACTCAGCCTTTATACGGAATGAATTACAATTTTCCTTATTATAAAGATCTTTTCGAAAATTATGGTTTTCAGGTTTACTATGATATGCTTTGCTTTAGCAGAAAAGCGCATGCACCTACTTCTAGAATTTTCAACATCATGCATTCTAAACATTCTAAGAATGAAAATATAACTGCAAAACCCATTACCAAGAAAGAAATCAGTCGTTTTGCCGAAGATTTTTTTGAACTTTACAATAAGACATGGGAAAGTCATGGCGGTGGAAAGCAGATGAATCTGAAAGAGGTAAAAAAAATGTTTAACAATATGAAACCCGTAATGAATGAGCATATTGCGTGGTTTGCCTACGAAAATAATAAACCGATCGCAATGTGGATCAATATTCCTGATCTTAACCAATGGTTTAAATATCTCAATGGTAAATTCGGATTTTTAGATAAACTTAAATTCCTTTATTATAAGGCTACAAAGACGAATACAAAATTTGTCGGATTGATTT
This region includes:
- the folE gene encoding GTP cyclohydrolase I FolE, yielding MVDFTDNDDDIFTGKEHTPIREDAFEKSPQEKIEKITELFGEIMETLGLDMTDDSLKDSPKRVAKMYVNEIFGGLLPENKPGISTFSNKYKYRQMLVEKDITVYSFCEHHFLPIIGRAHVAYISNGDVIGLSKINRIVDYYAKRPQVQERLTMQVVDALKEALGTKDVACIIDAKHLCVNCRGIKDTASSTITAELSGIFRTNPITRQEFLHYVGSHAKLD